The sequence below is a genomic window from Parafrankia discariae.
ACGGCCCCCGCCGGCTGGCCGACGTTCCCGCCCGAGTACCCGCAGACCTACGAGGACTGCCACCCGGGTGCCTACCAGGCGGACGCCCGCCTGCGGTACATGGACGAGGCGGGCATCTGGGCCCAGGTGCTCTACCCGAACGTGGGCGGGTTCGGCAGCGAGAACTTCCTGAAACTGAAGGACGACACGCTCAAACTGCTGTGCGTCTCGGCCTACAACGACTTCCTCCTCGACTGGTCCTCGGCCGACCTGCGCCGGCTGCTGCCGGTGGTCGCCACCCCGTTCTGGGACATCGACGAGACCGTTCGGGAGATCGAGCGGTGCGTCCCGCTGGGCGCGCGCGGCATCCTGTTCACCGGCGAGCCGCAGCGTTACGGGCTGCCCGTGCTCGGCTCACCGCACTGGAACCCGCTCTGGGAGGTCGCCCGGGCGGCCGACCTGCCGATCCACTTCCACATCGGCAGCGCCGGAGACACCCTGGAGCTGTCCACCCCGGAGCGCTACGCCCAGCACGGGGTGAACGGGGCGCAGGCCTACTGCGCGGTGAGCCTGTTCATGAAGAACGGCGTCCAGTGCTCGGATCTGATCACGTCGGGCGTGCTGTCCCGCTATCCCG
It includes:
- a CDS encoding amidohydrolase family protein; protein product: MAAPELIIDADSHITEPPDVWTARVPAKYREDVPHVVRQGTADTWVLHGERLAPVGVTAPAGWPTFPPEYPQTYEDCHPGAYQADARLRYMDEAGIWAQVLYPNVGGFGSENFLKLKDDTLKLLCVSAYNDFLLDWSSADLRRLLPVVATPFWDIDETVREIERCVPLGARGILFTGEPQRYGLPVLGSPHWNPLWEVARAADLPIHFHIGSAGDTLELSTPERYAQHGVNGAQAYCAVSLFMKNGVQCSDLITSGVLSRYPELKFVSVESGIGWLPFMLEATDYSWLGAFRPGRERQPGDMLPSDLFRQSVFVTYWFESLAPKHFLDLMPIDNILFETDFPHTTCLFGNIQETITSGLGHVAAGARRKILWENATRLYRIEEPSAAWRATAGPAS